The window TAGTCGGCAAAGGCGGCCTGCCCGGTGATCGTCTGCTGGGCTTGGAGCGCAGAAGGAAGAAGAGCGACGAAGGCGAGAGAAACCAATGCGTGGAACTTTGCGAAACGTAAACGTCTCATATTCTCATCTCCAGATCCGATTGTTTAGCGAAAGTTGATCGTGCGATGGCTTAGCAGGAGTTGCCCGAAGCTTTGGCAGCGCTTCAACCACGTAGACTCGCGGGAGGATGGCTTACAGCAGCCAAATTGTCGTACGCGGCCTGAGGAAGTTCAACACCCGCAGCAGCAATATTCTCCTCCAGATGCTTGACCGAGGAGGTTCCGGGGATCGGCAGGATCACTTTCGACCGTTTGAGGAGCCAGGCCAATGCGACCTGCAAAGGAGTTGCATCGAGATCCTTTGCAACCTTCTTGATTGCGTCATGTGCCTCCTTCGCTTGACCGAGCGGAGCCCACGGGAGAAAAGCTATCTTGTTCTGTTCGCAATAATCCACAATAAAGTCCGACTCCCGATCAGCGAAGCTGTAACGGTTCTGCACAGAGACAATCGGTACGATCACGCGGGCTCTCTCCACATGTTCACGCGTCACATTCGAGAGCGCGACATGGCGAATCTTACCTTGCTCGCGCAGTCTGGCCAGTGCTTCTATCGACGCCTCGAAGGACACGGCATTATCGGGAGCGTGCAGTTGATAGATGTCGATACGGTCCAGCCGCAGCCGCTTCAAACTCCCCTCAAGTGCTTCCGTAAGATGTTTCGGGCTGGCATTGTGCGTCCATTGGCCCGGTCCCGGGCGCTCCCATCCACCTTTGGTCGCAATCACCAGTCCATTTGAATATAGGTAGAGAGCTTCTGCGATCAATTCTTCGGATGTCCTAGGGCCGTAGGAGTCGGCCGTGTCGATGAGATTCACGCCGAGTTCAATCGCATGACGAAGAGTCGCAAGGGACGCAGCCTTGTCTGCGGGAGGTCCCCACACGCCTGCCCCTGTGATCCGCATCGCTCCATAGCCCATCCGGTTGACCGTAAGATCACCACCGATTGTGAACGTGCCTGCTGCTGAGGCGGTAAGGGTCTGTTGGTTGTTCATATAACTGCTCCTTTTCGTGTTGATAGTTTGAAATAGATGACAAGCCAAACGTTTGCGCTCAGGCGGTGCGCCAGAAATCGTCAGGCAGGTTCACAACGATCGGCTCTGGTGTACTTCGCACCACCACCCATCGAAATGGATTCTCTCTCGAAGGGTTGAACTCCTGATGTGGCAACCAACTCGGGACATGCAGAAAATCGCCCGGACCAACAGTTAAAGAGTATTCCCCAGAATCTCCCCACCGCACACAGGCCTCTCCCTCCAGCACGTAAACGACGGTATCCTGTTCGCCGTGGTGGTGGATGCCTGTCTTTCCGGAAGGCTCGACCACAAAGATGCCTGCCCAAAGCGAGGAGACAATGCCATTCATTGCTGCAATGGCAGACATCCTCAGTGATCCTGAGGTCTGCTGCGTTTCGCTGCTCAGTCCAGCGGGGTGCACAACGCTGATCATCGCATTCGATCCCGATTGAGACCCCATCCGAATAGCAACTCTTCCCTGCACGGCAATCAGGTCTTCCACCTGACGAGTTGACGAATTACTGTTTTTGCTCCGCATGTGATCTCCCGCGAGTTCGATGCTTGCCTCAAGAACTAAATGTACTGTACAGTACATTACAAATGAGATGCACTCGGTAGCAAATTCGACGCACCATTCATCCAGTACTTTTTGAAGACAAGTCGGCATAAGATGCTTTAATCCAGAAGCAGTCAGTCTTTGGATAGCATCAAATGTTTTTTTATGCATTCGGGAGTGGAGAGAGATGCCTAACAAGCAGTCGAGAGGAGAGGTCCGAAACGTCAAGCTTCAAAAAGTCGCAGCGGACTTGTTTTTAGAGCGCGGCTATGAGGGCGTCACTATCGACAAGATCGTCGAGGTGGCTGGCGGTTCGAAGAGTACGGTGTATAGCGAATTCGGCGGGAAGTGTGGGCTATTTATCAGCAGTATTGAGAACCTGTGCCGCGAGTCGAATGAACCGCTAGCGAAGATAGACTACACAGGATTGAACTTTGAAGAGAGCCTGAAGAAACTCTCCTTTCACATTCTGAAGCTCATCACCGCAAAACGGTCCGTAGACCTTCACCGTCTCGCTATCGGCGAAGCCGCGAACTGTCCCGAAGTAGGTGAGGCCTGGTACACACACGGTCCCGCCAAAACAGCCTCGTTTATACGAGCTCTATTGGAAAGTCGGCGCAAAGAGCTGCGAAAGACGGCGATTCCAATTGACCGGATCGCTGTGATCCTTCACGACTCATTGACGGGAGACGTTTTATACCGTCTGTTAGCAGGAGTCGGTAAGCAGGAAAGTGACGCCGAGCTCAAGCGGTTGGCTGGTGCCTCCGTCGACCTCATTCTTAGGAACGTTCTTTGCGATTAGCCTCAAGACCCTTCGCCGCCATTTCAGCATCAAACATTCAAAACGGAGATGGTAAGAGCTGGAGGTCAGGGGAAATTTCCAACGATGCAAGATTTGGACATGAGTTTGTTACAACGACCTCCAGCATGAAGTCATTCTCCGACAGGTTTTGAACATCACCGTAACGGCCGTGCAAATCTGCAACTTGATCGCCACCCAAACCGTCCATTAGAAGAGCACCAGCCCTCGCATCTCACTCTCGATCTATCAGAGGCTCTATGGCAAAGCATCCCACCGACGCGGAAACTGAGGTTCCTTCAGCAGTCGATTCGGAGTCTTATCCCGATTCAGCTGCCGTAGCTCCGCCTTCCGAGGCCACTCCAAGCAGCCGTCTCAGCCGACGTTCTTTCCTTTCGCACCTTGGCGCCGCAGGTCTTGCCGCCGCGGCACCCCCAGTGCTCGCATCAACCTCCACCCCGACAGCTCCACCTGCCGCGCAGAAGGAAGCGCTCACTGAGGGCACGGTGGCCCTCAATCTCCGGGTCAACGGACAGTCCCACGCCCTCCAGCTTGATCCCCGTACAACTCTGCTCGACTGCCTCCGCGAGAACCTTGCTCTGCCCGGCACCAAGAAAGGCTGCGACCACGGTCAATGCGGAGCATGCACAGTCCACGTAAACGGTCGCCGCGTCAACTCCTGTCTCTCCTTCGCCGTCATGCATCGGAACGATGAGATCACAACCATCGAAGGTATCGGTCAGCCCGATCATCTCCACCCCATGCAGGCTGCTTTCATTGAGCACGATGGCTATCAATGTGGCTACTGTACCTCGGGCCAGATCATGTCCGCCGTCGCGGTGCTCAAAGAGAACGTCGGGCCCACGGATGCCGACGTCAAGCAGGCGATGTACGGCAACATCTGCCGCTGCGGTGCCTACTCGAACATCGTTGCGGCCGTCCAACAGGTGCGCCACAGCACCTAAGCCTCGCCGCAAGGAACTAAGCGGAGTCGAATTGGAGTCGAACCATGGATAGCTTCACCTTCACGCAGCCCACCACCGTCGATCAAGCCGTCCAGGCTGCTGCAAAGTCCGCGACGGCCCAGCAGGGAGCGCAGGTCCGCTTCGTCGCCGGGGGCACAACGCTGGTTGACCTTATGAAGCTTAACGTCGAGCGCCCACGTGAAATCGTTGACATAAACATTCTTCCTCTCGATCGCGTGGAACCCAGCCCCAATGGCGGCCTGATCATCGGCGCCCTCGTCCGCAACTCCGATGTCGCTCATCATCCGACAATTCTTCGCGACTACCCGGTTCTCTCGCAGGCCCTGCTATCCGGCGCTTCACCGCAGTTGCGTAACATGGCCACGACCGGTGGCAATCTTCTTCAACGCACACGTTGCGTCTACTTCCGCGACACAGCCCATGCCTGCAATAAACGAGAGCCCGGCACTGGCTGTTCAGCCATCGGAGGCCACAACCGCATGCTTGCGATCCTCGGCACGAGCAAGGACTGCATCGCAACCAACCCCTCCGACCAGAACGTCGCGCTCACCGCGCTCGAAGCCACCATCCAGATTCAGAGCCCCAAGGGCAAGCGCAGCGTCCCAATCCACGACTTCTACCTGGTTCCCGGTTCCACTCCCAACCGCGAAAATGTCCTAGAGCCTGGCGAAATCATCACCAGCGTCACGCTGCCTTCGCCGATAGCTGGCGCAAACTCCACGTACCTCAAACTCCGCGACCGCGCAGCCTACGAGTTCGCCCTCGCCTCCGCCGCGATCGTCATGCAGATCTCGGGCGGAAAGATCCGACACATCCGCGTCGCACTCGGAGGAGTGGGCACAAAACCCTGGCGTTCCTTCGAAGCAGAAAAGGCGCTCGAAGGCCACGCTCCGGATCGTGCCACGTTCGTAAGAGCAGCAGAGGCCGCTTTAAAAGACGCCAAGCCAGCCAGCGAAAATGCATTCAAAGTCGAGCTATCGCGTCGCTGCATCGTCCGCGCCCTCACCATGTCAACCAAGTCAGCGTAAGCAAAACAGCAGGAGCACCTCAATGCTATTCAGTGAATTCCTCGACTTCATCCAAGCCGACAAGGCTGGCCCCAACGGCCATATCCAGGCCTCCACCGCTGAGCCCACCGCGGTGATCGGCGCATCGCTTTCGCGTGTCGACGGCCCACTCAAAACCACCGGCTCCGCCCGCTACGCATCCGATTACAACTTCCCCGGAATGGTCTACGCCGTCCCCGTCGGCGCCACCATCGCCTCCGGCAAGATACGCAGCATCGACACCTCATCCGCCGAGAAGATGCCCGGCGTCCTAATCATTCTTCACCACGACAACTTCGATCACGTCTACCGCAACGCCTCTGGCGGACGCAACAGCGAACAGCGCCCTCCCTTCGAAGATGACACCGTCTACTACTGGGGCCAATACGTCGCACTCGCCATCGCCGAAACCTTCGCGCAAGCGCAAGCCGCCGCCGCCGCCGTCAAAATCGCCTACACGCCCGAAGAATTCAGCGTTGCCACCGACCTCAGCGACCCCATGCCCGCCATCGGCGCACCCGGAGGCCCGAAGATACTCAGCCACCGCGGCGACCCCGAAGCCGTCTTCGCCTCAGCCCCCGTCAAGATCGACTACACCTACACCACACCCGCCGAAACTCACAACCCAATGGAGATGCATGCCACCGTCGCCGTCTTCGACGGCAAAAAATTCACCCTCTACGAGAGCTCCCAGGGCGTAATGAACCACCTCAACGTCATGGCCCAAGTCCTCGGCGTCCCCAAAGAAAACGTCGAGGTGATCTCCCGCTTCATCGGCTCCGGCTTTGGCGGCAAGCTCTTCCCCTGGCCCCACTCTGCACTCGCAGCAGTCGCCGCCCGCCGCCTCAACCGCCCCGTCAAGCTCACCCTCTCCCGCAAGATGATGTTCGCCAACGTCGGCCATCGTCCACGCACGCAACAGCGCATGCGCCTCGGCGCAACTCCCGACGGCAAGCTTCTCTCGCTCAGTCAGGACTATCGCAACCACACCTCCATCAACGACGACATCCGCGAAAACTGCGGCGAAGCCACGCCATTCCTCTACAGCACCGCCAACCTCCAAGTATCCTCCGCTCTCGTCCGCCGTAACATCGGCACACCCACGCCCATGCGCGGCCCCGGAGCCGTACCCGGCCTCTTCGCCCTCGAGTCGGCCATGGACGAGCTCGCCATCAAGCTCCAAAAAGATCCCGTCCAGCTCCGCCTCTCCCTCGACACCCTCACCGACGAAGAGAAGAACAAACCCTTCTCCTCCCGCCACCTCAAGGAGTGCCTCGAAGTCGGCTCCAAAAAATTCGGTTGGGAAAAACGCACCCCCGCCGTAGGCTCCATGCGCAAAGGCGATCTCATCCTCGGATGGGGAGTCGCCGCCGCATCATGGTCCGCCGGTCGCGGCGTCTCCGAAGCATCCGTCAGCCTCAACAGCGACGGCTCCGCCCGTGTCAGCTCCGGCAGCCAGGACCCCGGCACCGGCACCTACACCGTCATAGCTCAAATCGTCAGCGACAAGACCGGCATCCCCGTCACCCGCATCCAAGCCGTCCTCGGCAGCAGCTCGCTTCCCCCCGGACCCACCTCTGGAGGTTCAACCGCCACCGCCACCATCATCCCCGCCGTCGCCGAAGCCGCCGTCAACGCCATCAAAGTCGTCCTCACCACCGCAGGCTCTGCCAAGGGATCACCCTTCCTCGGCAAGCAGCCCGCCGACCTCGCCATGTCCTCAGGCCGCGTTCACCTCAAAGGTCAGACACCCGACTCCGGCGTCCCCTTTCAAGACATCCTCAAGCTCGCCAACCTCGCCAGCGCCAACGGAGAAGGGAAGACCGGAGGCTACGGCTCCGACACCGACGGCAAGAACTTCTCCAGCCACTCCTTCGGCGCACAGTTCGTCGAGGTCGAATGGGACCCAGGCATCTGCCATCTCCGCGTCAGCCGCGTCGTCAGTGTCGTCGACGCCGGCCGCATCATCAACACCAAGACCGCGCGCAATCAGATGGCAGGAGCCGTCGTCATGGGCATCGGCATGGGCCTGCTCGAATCCACCACCTACGATCCCCGCAACGGTCACCCCATCAACGACAACTTCGCCGACTACATCGTCCCCACCTCCGCCGACCATCCCGAAATCGACATAACCTTTCTCGACATCCCCGACCCCATGATCGGAGAGTACGGCGCCCGCGGCATCGGCGAGATCGGTCTAGCCGGAATGGCCCCAGCCATCACAGCAGCGGTCTACCACGCCACCGGCATCCGCGTCCGCGACCTACCCGTCCGCGTCGAAGACCTCATCACCGCCCAAGTCGCCATCTAACTCGGGCCCGCCCATTCTCCGCCATAGAAGTCCGCCCTTTCAAGGCTGAGAGTACGGGTTCGATCCCCGTTGGCGCTACCAAACTATCAACAACTTAGAAGTGACTCGGAGATGTTAAAGACTTCATACGTCACGGGTACGTCATAGAGCTCTCCGAAGTGCCGAGATGCCCACCCCCCACAATTGTTTCAGATGAATGTTGCCAGGAGCATCTGTGTCCGACTTTGGAGCGAAGCGGAACTTCGGCCACGACCAAATACGTAAAACTTCGCCTTTGATTCGCCTATAATCAAAAAGAAGTAGCAAATGGAAATGCCACAAGGAGCAGAGAAATGGCAGACTTCACTATTAGGGTTGAACTTCGGGGCAACCCCACCGTTCAACAGTATGAAAAACTTCATCAAGAGATGGCTTCACTCGGATTTTTACGGACCGTCGTGAGTGACTCTCAGAAACAAGTCAACCTTCCCCACGCCCTCTATTACGGGCCATCACAATATGATGTAGCGGCTGTCAGAAATATGGCGGTCAGCGTTGCGCAACGTGTTCAGCAGGACATTTTGGTATTTGTTGCCGAAACGCTCAGATGGGCATCTCACGGCGGGATGTGAGCTGAAGTAGAGAGTCAGCACCGTTAGGTACTTTTATGACAGATCAACCCAAAACTTCGAAGTGGTCAGTGACTCTCAATGGCGGCGAATGGGGCACTGTCAAATACGGTATTGTTGAATACCTTCGCACTCGCCCAAAGATGCGAGCGACTACTGCTGTGACCGGACTTCTTTGGATGGCCGGGTGGATCGCATCGATGGCAGGATACAAGTGGCACTTTCTACTTTTTCCCGCTGTATCGACCATTTTCGTCACCCCCACGCTACTCTGGCTCGCAGTAGTTTCAGGGCCGGATTTTCGTCTGACGTTTGCTGAGCCTAAGACTCCAGATCCTCCTTCCGTATCATCTGCGGAGGTAAAGGGCGTGCTAGATGTTGAAGGATATGGCCTTGAGGCACTTAATAAGAGCTATATATTTACCGAAGCCTACGGCCGAAGCGGCTTCAGATGGTCTATGTGTGCCCTTATTGCCGGAATCGCAGTTGCGTGCGGAAATGTATGGCTAGTCTCCTCTGGAGCGGCAACTACAAGTTTCGTTCACGCCTCGCCCTTCATCTGGATTTTCGCTGCGACACTGTTTCTCTTGTGTGTGATTCTGTTAGTTCGGTCGATGCTGATTTTTCGTCGAAGCACGGTGATTCATGATCGACTGCTGGAACTACAAAAGACAATCACGGCAGTCAAGTATTTAGAAAGATCGAAGGAAACACCGGCATTGATCGATCCATCACTAGTTTTTGCGAAACTGCTCTCATCGTCTGCGAACTCCGATGGCTCGAAATGACCTGGGTCGTTGGCATTCCCACGACGTTCGGTTATGCGTTCGGTATTTCCGATGTCCGCGTCACCCTCGGTGACAAGACAGAGATCGACTGCCTTCAGAAGATATATCCAATTGGGCGATACGTTGCAGCCGCCTTCGCAGGTTCCGTGAAAATAGGCTTTGCAATGTAGGTCAGGCTCAGAGAGTTGACAGACTATCCAGATGAAAACATTGCGGTAGAGCCAGAGGGAATCAAACAAGACTGGCCGCGATACGCCCGGGAAGTATTCGCGAGCTTTCCTGAAACGGAGAGGAATGCACAGTGCCAACTTATGATCTTGGCTGTTGATCCGTCTCCGGGCGGGTGGCCCATACATCAAATGAAATCAGTATCTCGGGTGCCCCATTCATGCAGTCTCATCGCATGAGTGGGCATTCGCGCTAAGCGCGAACCAATCTCTCCGTCTCGGCAATCTCTCACCATCTGCACACCCGAAGAAATATCTACAAGAAGATTTTTGCGCCCCACGCAAACTGCCACGTATAGCGGTACCTCCGCGATACAACGCCAAACCACAAAACTGCCTCTCACGCCCTGAAGGAAAACTTCGCGGCCACGCCGCAACTTGGAGAACCAAATGAAAAAGTCCACGCAATGGGTGTGCTGCGCAATGCTCGGCATCGCCGCCACGCTCCTCCCCCTCAAAGCCAAAGCAGAGTCGAATGACGACAAGAAGTTTCTCGCCATGGCAGCGCAATCCGACCAAAACGAGATAGCCCTCAGCCAGTTGGCAGAACAGAAAGCCACCGATCCCGCAGTGAAGGCGTTCGCCGAAAAGATGGTCACAGAGCACACCCAGATGTCCGCGACCATGAAGCCCTTCGCAGACTCCTGGGGTCTTACCCTCCCCACCGGCCCCGACCCCGACCACCAGAAAGAACTGGATAAACTCAACAAACTCTCCGGCAAAGACTTCGACAAAGAATACATCGACGAGATGGTGACAGATCACTCGAAGGCCCTGAGAGCATTCACCACCGAAGCCAAAGACACCAAAGACGAAAAGTTCCGAGAAGTAGTCATCAAAGGCAAGACCGCCGTCGCAGCCCACAAAAACATGGCCTACGACCTCAAAAAGAAGCTGTAGCAAAAGAACTCCACCGCAAGGCGGCCGATAAATCCAATCGAACCATATCTCTAGGCCCATTCATGCAGTCTCATCGCATGAGTGGGCCTTCTGACTAGAATGTCGTCATGGTGATCTTCGGAACAGACGGGCAGGGAGTCAAACAGTTCGTCGAATTAGGTGCACAGGCCCGCCTATACTGGACGTCTGAAGTAAATATCAAAGGCACACACAAAAGAAACTTCTCTAGGGCTCAAATTTGCAGTGGAGACGAAAGATAGACCTTGCTGCCGTAGGCTTACTGTTCTCATTCGCCTTGAACGCGCAAGGCATAAAGACAGCAGATACAGAACCTTCCCTGCGCAACGAGGTTCTCTCGACCTGGACAACCGAACAAGGTTTGCCGCAGAACTTCGTGACAGCACTCGCGCAGACACCCGATGGCTTTCTATGGGTTGGAACGCTCAACGGCTTAGCGCGGTTTGATGGAGTACATTTCAGGGGCTTTGAGAAGGACGGGCCGCCGGA is drawn from Edaphobacter lichenicola and contains these coding sequences:
- a CDS encoding (2Fe-2S)-binding protein, whose product is MAKHPTDAETEVPSAVDSESYPDSAAVAPPSEATPSSRLSRRSFLSHLGAAGLAAAAPPVLASTSTPTAPPAAQKEALTEGTVALNLRVNGQSHALQLDPRTTLLDCLRENLALPGTKKGCDHGQCGACTVHVNGRRVNSCLSFAVMHRNDEITTIEGIGQPDHLHPMQAAFIEHDGYQCGYCTSGQIMSAVAVLKENVGPTDADVKQAMYGNICRCGAYSNIVAAVQQVRHST
- a CDS encoding DUF4142 domain-containing protein, producing the protein MKKSTQWVCCAMLGIAATLLPLKAKAESNDDKKFLAMAAQSDQNEIALSQLAEQKATDPAVKAFAEKMVTEHTQMSATMKPFADSWGLTLPTGPDPDHQKELDKLNKLSGKDFDKEYIDEMVTDHSKALRAFTTEAKDTKDEKFREVVIKGKTAVAAHKNMAYDLKKKL
- a CDS encoding cupin domain-containing protein; translation: MHKKTFDAIQRLTASGLKHLMPTCLQKVLDEWCVEFATECISFVMYCTVHLVLEASIELAGDHMRSKNSNSSTRQVEDLIAVQGRVAIRMGSQSGSNAMISVVHPAGLSSETQQTSGSLRMSAIAAMNGIVSSLWAGIFVVEPSGKTGIHHHGEQDTVVYVLEGEACVRWGDSGEYSLTVGPGDFLHVPSWLPHQEFNPSRENPFRWVVVRSTPEPIVVNLPDDFWRTA
- a CDS encoding xanthine dehydrogenase family protein molybdopterin-binding subunit — encoded protein: MLFSEFLDFIQADKAGPNGHIQASTAEPTAVIGASLSRVDGPLKTTGSARYASDYNFPGMVYAVPVGATIASGKIRSIDTSSAEKMPGVLIILHHDNFDHVYRNASGGRNSEQRPPFEDDTVYYWGQYVALAIAETFAQAQAAAAAVKIAYTPEEFSVATDLSDPMPAIGAPGGPKILSHRGDPEAVFASAPVKIDYTYTTPAETHNPMEMHATVAVFDGKKFTLYESSQGVMNHLNVMAQVLGVPKENVEVISRFIGSGFGGKLFPWPHSALAAVAARRLNRPVKLTLSRKMMFANVGHRPRTQQRMRLGATPDGKLLSLSQDYRNHTSINDDIRENCGEATPFLYSTANLQVSSALVRRNIGTPTPMRGPGAVPGLFALESAMDELAIKLQKDPVQLRLSLDTLTDEEKNKPFSSRHLKECLEVGSKKFGWEKRTPAVGSMRKGDLILGWGVAAASWSAGRGVSEASVSLNSDGSARVSSGSQDPGTGTYTVIAQIVSDKTGIPVTRIQAVLGSSSLPPGPTSGGSTATATIIPAVAEAAVNAIKVVLTTAGSAKGSPFLGKQPADLAMSSGRVHLKGQTPDSGVPFQDILKLANLASANGEGKTGGYGSDTDGKNFSSHSFGAQFVEVEWDPGICHLRVSRVVSVVDAGRIINTKTARNQMAGAVVMGIGMGLLESTTYDPRNGHPINDNFADYIVPTSADHPEIDITFLDIPDPMIGEYGARGIGEIGLAGMAPAITAAVYHATGIRVRDLPVRVEDLITAQVAI
- a CDS encoding FAD binding domain-containing protein, which encodes MDSFTFTQPTTVDQAVQAAAKSATAQQGAQVRFVAGGTTLVDLMKLNVERPREIVDINILPLDRVEPSPNGGLIIGALVRNSDVAHHPTILRDYPVLSQALLSGASPQLRNMATTGGNLLQRTRCVYFRDTAHACNKREPGTGCSAIGGHNRMLAILGTSKDCIATNPSDQNVALTALEATIQIQSPKGKRSVPIHDFYLVPGSTPNRENVLEPGEIITSVTLPSPIAGANSTYLKLRDRAAYEFALASAAIVMQISGGKIRHIRVALGGVGTKPWRSFEAEKALEGHAPDRATFVRAAEAALKDAKPASENAFKVELSRRCIVRALTMSTKSA
- a CDS encoding aldo/keto reductase, with product MNNQQTLTASAAGTFTIGGDLTVNRMGYGAMRITGAGVWGPPADKAASLATLRHAIELGVNLIDTADSYGPRTSEELIAEALYLYSNGLVIATKGGWERPGPGQWTHNASPKHLTEALEGSLKRLRLDRIDIYQLHAPDNAVSFEASIEALARLREQGKIRHVALSNVTREHVERARVIVPIVSVQNRYSFADRESDFIVDYCEQNKIAFLPWAPLGQAKEAHDAIKKVAKDLDATPLQVALAWLLKRSKVILPIPGTSSVKHLEENIAAAGVELPQAAYDNLAAVSHPPASLRG
- a CDS encoding TetR/AcrR family transcriptional regulator, with product MPNKQSRGEVRNVKLQKVAADLFLERGYEGVTIDKIVEVAGGSKSTVYSEFGGKCGLFISSIENLCRESNEPLAKIDYTGLNFEESLKKLSFHILKLITAKRSVDLHRLAIGEAANCPEVGEAWYTHGPAKTASFIRALLESRRKELRKTAIPIDRIAVILHDSLTGDVLYRLLAGVGKQESDAELKRLAGASVDLILRNVLCD